The Clostridia bacterium genome includes a region encoding these proteins:
- the rplW gene encoding 50S ribosomal protein L23, whose protein sequence is MRSPHDIVIRPVLTEKSYDQMDEKKYTFIVDKKCNKIEIKEAIEQLFDVEVEKINTINMTGKFKRLGIHMGKRPDYKKAIVKLTEDSKAIEFFEGMQ, encoded by the coding sequence ATGCGAAGCCCTCATGATATCGTTATAAGACCGGTATTGACCGAGAAAAGCTATGACCAAATGGATGAAAAAAAGTATACCTTTATAGTTGATAAAAAGTGCAACAAGATCGAAATAAAGGAAGCTATTGAACAATTATTTGATGTGGAAGTTGAAAAGATAAACACCATTAATATGACAGGGAAATTTAAAAGGCTGGGTATCCACATGGGAAAAAGGCCTGATTATAAAAAAGCTATTGTAAAGTTAACGGAAGATAGCAAAGCTATAGAATTCTTTGAAGGAATGCAGTAA
- the rplD gene encoding 50S ribosomal protein L4: MPVVDLYNMTAQKVGEVDLNDSIFGTEINEKLMHQVVKMQLANKRQGTHSTKTRGEVRGGGAKPWRQKGTGRARHGSIRSPIWVKGGITFGPKPRDYSYDMPKKMKRQALKSALSSKVMNNNFVVIDQLDFEQPKTKEMKKVLDSFNIDKKVLLVIDKSQTNVMLSSRNIQGVKIAYVNTLNVLDILSYDKFMVTKSVVDKIEEVYA; this comes from the coding sequence ATGCCAGTAGTCGATTTATATAATATGACAGCCCAAAAAGTAGGAGAAGTCGATTTAAACGATTCAATATTTGGCACAGAAATAAATGAGAAATTGATGCATCAAGTTGTAAAGATGCAGTTAGCAAATAAAAGACAAGGCACACATTCTACCAAGACAAGAGGCGAAGTGCGCGGTGGTGGTGCTAAACCTTGGAGACAAAAAGGTACTGGTAGGGCCAGACACGGAAGCATACGTTCTCCTATATGGGTAAAAGGCGGAATAACTTTTGGGCCTAAACCAAGGGATTATAGTTATGATATGCCCAAGAAAATGAAAAGGCAGGCATTAAAGAGCGCATTGAGTTCAAAAGTTATGAATAATAATTTTGTAGTTATAGATCAACTTGACTTTGAGCAACCCAAGACAAAAGAGATGAAGAAAGTGTTAGATAGTTTTAACATAGATAAAAAAGTTTTGTTGGTTATAGATAAGAGTCAAACAAATGTAATGCTTTCAAGCAGAAACATTCAAGGTGTTAAGATTGCTTATGTAAACACATTGAATGTATTGGATATATTATCTTATGATAAATTTATGGTTACAAAGTCGGTCGTTGACAAAATAGAGGAGGTGTATGCGTAA